ACCACCCTAATGACCCTTTAATGAGGGTCGTAAAAAACGACCATCACTGACCACACACGATGGCCAGGGGGGACAATGGGGATCGGATGACACCACCCACGGCGACAATTTCAATTGCCCACAAGCTGCAAGCGAATTGACACCGACAGCCAAAAAGAGACCGTGCATTCACGTTCATGTTACAATACTCTTatcaagttttttctttctttcttttcattacgCACTCCTACAAGAAACGAACACGAGACACAGATCACACCccacaaaatataagaaaaaaaaccctctattaaaaaaaaaaaaaaaaaaaaaaaaaaaaggttcttataataataactaaCTCTCCTCTCAATTGAAATTATCACGCGATGAGTCGTTTTCACCTAGGAATTTGAAATGCTCAAAAAATTCCAATCCGAAGACAGAAGACACTTTATTAAAGGTCACTGTTTACTTATCATGTTTACATCGGCTGTctgtttatttgatttgtttgccTATAATTAAAACACGTGACAATAGGAAAGAAACGGCTCTCTTGAATGCCGAAGATGAGCGCTTTGCGTGCATTTTTGCGCAATTTCCTTGCTCTCCGATTGGCTGAAACCCGGTTTCGCGGTAGTACTATATAAAAGAGGGCGAAAAAGCGCCAGGCATTTCGCATTCTCTCTCTCCTGAACTGTAATCATGTCTGGTCGTGGCAAAGGCGGTAAAGTTAAGGGAAAGAGCAAGACTCGTTCTAGCCGAGCAGGGCTTCAATTCCCTGTCGGTCGTATCCATCGACTTCTCCGAAAAGGCAATTATGCAGAACGTGTTGGAGCTGGAGCACCCGTGTACCTGGCTGCCGTGTTAGAATACTTAGCTGCTGAAGTGTTGGAGTTGGCTGGTAATGCCGCCAGAGATAACAAGAAAACTAGGATCATTCCTAGACATCTCCAACTCGCCATCCGAAACGACGAGGAGTTGAACAAACTCCTTTCCGGAGTAACTATTGCTCAGGGTGGTGTATTGCCTAACATTCAAGCTGTCTTGCTCCCCAAGAAAACCGAAAAGAAAGCCTAAATTAAGactttacaagttaaaaaaaaaaaaaaaaaaaaaaaaaaaaaaggcccttttaagggccaacaaattattaagaattagctACTGAAcacttgtaaaaataataaaaaaagggcaatatattgaattttttaaaaaaaaagttagacatcgatttttttttttttttttttttttttttaaatttatgagtattactttttaatttataaactgaatgaatttcCATAAGAATGCATTGTATGGAAGGGTTTCTATGACATGCACAGTTTAGTGTTACAAGAATTGGGCTGGGTAGTAATGAAACGAAACGTGTTTCTGCTTACACTAAAGAGAAACTGAAAGGGTCCCGGAATGTGGTGCCATCTAGCGATCATGCTAAGAATTCGAAACTGGAATGCATTTCGCTATTAGTAAACAAGAGGAGAGGGAGATGTATAAATTGATGAAATGGAAAGTTATTTGCTTTTTGAAACATGAACATTCAAACATGCTTGTGTAAGAAgagatttacataaaaaaaggtgAGTATTTCAtgggaaattaatattataaataaatacataattattaacatattaattagtaCATGGTTGTGTGTGCTATGGTGTTTCTTGGCCCTGAGaagggccgtttttttttttttcttttaaacaactttttttttttggcttaggCACGTTCACCCCTAATTCGTCTAGCGAGCTGAATGTCCTTAGGCATGATAGTTACTCTCTTGGCGTGGATAGCGCACAAGTTAGTGTCTTCGAACAAGCCTACTAAATAAGCTTCGCTAGCTTCCTGGAGAGCCATAACAGCAGAACTCTGGAATCGGAGATCAGTTTTGAAGTCCTGAGCGATTTCTCGAACCAAACGCTGG
The window above is part of the Argiope bruennichi chromosome 7, qqArgBrue1.1, whole genome shotgun sequence genome. Proteins encoded here:
- the LOC129975123 gene encoding histone H2A — protein: MSGRGKGGKVKGKSKTRSSRAGLQFPVGRIHRLLRKGNYAERVGAGAPVYLAAVLEYLAAEVLELAGNAARDNKKTRIIPRHLQLAIRNDEELNKLLSGVTIAQGGVLPNIQAVLLPKKTEKKA